From a single Chloroflexia bacterium SDU3-3 genomic region:
- a CDS encoding cobalamin biosynthesis protein CbiM has protein sequence MHIPDNFLSLGVNIVCWLLTVAALTAALRKTQESLGERQVPLMGVMAAFIFAAQMLNFPVAGGTSGHLLGGALAAMVLGPWPAMLVMAAVIGVQALVFQDGGLVVLGANILNMGLATALVGYGIYRAFAGRGRGAQLAGAGLGAWLGVMTAALLTSLELWLSGTARLDIVVPAMLGVHALIGLGEALITVAALGFIMRTRPDLLGQGQQRGGAGWVAAGVGIAALTALLSPLASSDPDGLERVAEDMGFIGQAGAAHYEIIPDYTLPFLGSTPISTIAAGLIGVAVLAAIGMLLGKALRRPAAAQADTATQA, from the coding sequence ATGCACATCCCCGACAACTTCCTCAGCCTGGGCGTCAACATCGTCTGCTGGCTGCTGACGGTGGCGGCCCTGACGGCGGCCCTGCGCAAGACCCAAGAGAGCCTCGGCGAGCGCCAGGTGCCGCTGATGGGCGTGATGGCGGCGTTCATCTTCGCCGCGCAGATGCTGAACTTCCCGGTGGCGGGCGGCACATCCGGCCACCTGCTGGGCGGCGCGCTGGCCGCCATGGTGCTGGGGCCGTGGCCCGCCATGCTGGTGATGGCGGCGGTGATCGGCGTGCAGGCGCTGGTGTTCCAGGATGGCGGCCTGGTGGTGCTGGGCGCGAACATCCTGAACATGGGCCTAGCCACCGCGCTGGTGGGCTACGGCATCTACCGCGCGTTCGCGGGGCGCGGGCGCGGCGCGCAGCTAGCGGGCGCTGGCCTGGGCGCGTGGCTGGGCGTGATGACCGCCGCCCTGCTGACCTCGCTGGAGCTGTGGCTGAGCGGCACGGCCCGGCTGGACATCGTGGTGCCTGCGATGCTGGGCGTGCACGCCCTGATCGGCCTGGGCGAGGCGCTGATCACCGTGGCGGCGCTGGGCTTCATCATGCGCACGCGGCCCGACCTGCTGGGCCAGGGCCAGCAGCGCGGCGGCGCGGGCTGGGTGGCCGCTGGCGTGGGCATCGCCGCGCTCACCGCGCTGCTCTCGCCGCTGGCCTCTTCCGACCCGGATGGGCTGGAGCGCGTGGCCGAGGACATGGGCTTCATCGGCCAGGCTGGCGCGGCCCACTACGAGATCATCCCCGACTACACGCTGCCCTTCCTAGGCAGCACGCCTATCTCCACCATCGCCGCCGGCCTGATCGGCGTGGCGGTGCTGGCCGCCATCGGCATGCTGCTGGGCAAGGCGCTGCGCAGGCCCGCCGCCGCGCAGGCCGACACGGCCACGCAGGCCTAG